The following are encoded in a window of Pseudomonas multiresinivorans genomic DNA:
- the argE gene encoding acetylornithine deacetylase: MSSSREILADLIAFDTVSRNSNLALIHYIRDYLAGHGIACELFHDAEGGKANLYATLGPQDRGGVCLSGHTDVVPTDGQPWTVPPFELTERDGRLYGRGTADMKGYIACVLAAVPAFLAQPLRLPVHLAFSYDEEVGCLGVRSLLAALEHREHKPMVCIIGEPTELKPVLGHKGKLAMRCQVHGAPCHSAYAPQGVNAIEYAAKLIGRLGEIGTRLAAPERHDPRFDPPYSTVQTGVISGGRALNIVPAECQFDFEVRALPSDDPQQVADDLRAFAETELLPKMRAVKAETDIRFSELSAYPALVTDQQAQAAELIALLSGSRDFTTVAYGTEGGLFDQAGIPTVVCGPGSMDQGHKPDEFVSLEQLAKCDDMMARLAEWLRS, encoded by the coding sequence ATGTCTTCCAGCCGTGAAATCCTTGCAGACCTGATCGCCTTCGACACCGTCAGTCGCAACTCCAACCTGGCGCTGATCCACTACATCCGCGACTACCTCGCAGGGCACGGCATCGCCTGCGAACTGTTCCACGACGCCGAAGGCGGCAAGGCCAATCTCTACGCCACGCTGGGTCCGCAGGATCGCGGCGGCGTGTGCCTGTCCGGCCACACCGACGTGGTGCCCACCGACGGCCAGCCGTGGACGGTCCCGCCCTTCGAGCTGACCGAGCGCGATGGCCGTCTATACGGACGGGGCACGGCAGACATGAAGGGCTATATCGCCTGCGTGCTGGCGGCGGTACCGGCGTTTCTCGCCCAGCCGCTGCGCCTGCCGGTGCACCTGGCGTTCTCCTATGACGAGGAAGTCGGCTGCCTCGGCGTACGCTCGCTGCTTGCCGCGCTGGAGCACCGCGAGCACAAGCCGATGGTCTGCATCATCGGCGAACCCACCGAACTCAAGCCGGTGCTCGGCCACAAGGGCAAGCTCGCCATGCGCTGCCAGGTGCACGGCGCGCCGTGCCATTCGGCCTATGCGCCGCAGGGTGTGAACGCCATCGAGTACGCGGCGAAGCTGATCGGCCGCCTCGGCGAGATCGGCACCCGCCTGGCCGCACCGGAGCGTCACGATCCGCGCTTCGATCCACCCTACTCCACCGTGCAGACCGGCGTGATCAGCGGCGGCCGCGCACTGAACATCGTGCCCGCCGAATGCCAGTTCGACTTCGAGGTGCGGGCACTGCCCAGCGACGATCCGCAACAGGTCGCCGATGACCTGCGCGCCTTCGCTGAAACCGAACTGCTGCCGAAGATGCGCGCAGTGAAAGCCGAGACGGATATCCGTTTCAGCGAGCTGTCGGCCTATCCCGCCCTGGTCACCGACCAGCAGGCCCAGGCTGCCGAGTTGATTGCACTGCTGAGCGGTTCGCGGGACTTCACCACCGTCGCCTACGGCACCGAGGGTGGGCTGTTCGACCAGGCCGGCATTCCCACCGTGGTCTGCGGCCCGGGCAGCATGGACCAGGGCCACAAGCCGGACGAGTTCGTCAGCCTGGAACAGTTGGCCAAATGCGATGACATGATGGCGCGGCTGGCGGAGTGGCTGCGCAGCTGA
- a CDS encoding HAD family hydrolase: MHYQNILFDLDGTLTDPREGITRSIQYALAQLGIDEPDLRQLEHFIGPPLLQCFMSTYDFDEARAWEAVNHYRVRFKDTGLYENKVFDGVGELLQLLGGQGRTLYICTSKPTVFAAEIARHFDFAKHFKVIYGSELDGTRTNKVELIEHLLGIEKLDLAQTLMIGDRKHDLIGAHRNGLSAAGVGYGFGSREELMAESPAHYFASMDELRAAFA; encoded by the coding sequence ATGCATTACCAGAACATCCTCTTCGACCTCGACGGCACCCTCACCGATCCGCGCGAGGGCATCACCCGCTCGATCCAGTACGCCCTTGCCCAACTGGGCATCGACGAGCCCGACCTGCGCCAGCTCGAACACTTCATCGGCCCGCCGTTGCTGCAGTGCTTCATGAGCACCTACGACTTCGACGAGGCGCGCGCCTGGGAGGCGGTGAACCACTACCGCGTGCGCTTCAAGGACACCGGGCTGTACGAGAACAAGGTGTTCGACGGTGTCGGCGAGCTGCTGCAACTGCTCGGCGGCCAGGGCCGCACGCTGTACATCTGCACCAGCAAGCCGACCGTATTCGCGGCGGAAATCGCCCGCCACTTCGACTTCGCCAAACACTTCAAAGTGATCTACGGCAGCGAGCTGGACGGCACGCGCACCAACAAGGTCGAGCTGATCGAGCACCTGCTGGGTATCGAGAAGCTGGACCTGGCGCAGACGCTGATGATCGGCGACCGCAAGCACGACCTGATCGGCGCGCACCGCAATGGCTTGTCCGCCGCGGGCGTCGGCTACGGCTTTGGCAGCCGTGAAGAGCTGATGGCGGAGAGCCCGGCGCATTACTTCGCAAGCATGGACGAGCTGCGCGCGGCGTTTGCCTGA
- a CDS encoding putative bifunctional diguanylate cyclase/phosphodiesterase — translation MSRTPPNEVQPLSDETDLSIATDEASDHAALLHELHVHQIELELQNENLLHTQVALEASRDQYLDLYENAPVGYLTLALNGQIDSVNLTGAQLIGLPRESLLGRRFSARIAEPDLDRWYRTFVLVCRGATRQACELTLLREDGSRWYAHLDCTRQGPDDAEVRVSLTDLTERRALESQLSLAASVFTHAREGIMITDPDGNIVEINEAFSSITGYSRDEVLGRNPRMLGSGMTERECFAELWHCLAEHHYWQGELWNRRRNGEVFVAGQTITAICDPLGGVRNYVSLFTDITELHEHRRQLEYVAHYDPLTHLPNRVLLTQRLQQTMARAQRQHCKLAVAYLDLDGFKSINDLYGHETGDRVLSVVAQRMKLTLREGCILSRLGGDEFVVIIADLEEMDDSLPILERLLLIVSQPIPVDSVCANVSASIGVSYFPQGTDIGGDQLLRQADQAMYQAKLAGKNRFHVFDAQHDLDLRGYNAQLDRIDQALRGREFVLFHQPQVNMRTGEVVGTEALIRWQHPEKGLLPPDAFLPLIEGNPLAEMLGDWVIENALLQIEIWLAAGVRIPVSVNVGARQLQQPDFVSILEVHLAAHPSVPPQLLVIEILENSALEDIDGVSRTIRACAAIGVRFALDDFGTGYSSLSYLKRLPVAQLKIDRVFIQGLLDDPDDLSILQAILGLAEAFKCEIIAEGVETTRHGARLLELGCLLGQGAGIAQPMPADKLLDWYQRWQRRPTWAAAGN, via the coding sequence ATGTCCAGAACGCCCCCGAACGAAGTTCAGCCGTTATCCGACGAAACCGACCTGAGCATCGCCACCGACGAGGCGTCCGACCATGCAGCGTTGCTGCACGAATTGCACGTCCATCAGATCGAACTGGAGCTGCAGAACGAGAATCTGCTGCACACCCAGGTGGCGCTGGAGGCGTCCCGGGACCAATACCTGGATCTGTACGAAAATGCCCCGGTTGGCTACCTGACGCTGGCGCTCAACGGCCAGATCGACTCGGTCAACCTGACGGGAGCGCAGCTGATCGGACTGCCGCGCGAGAGCCTGCTGGGACGGCGCTTCAGTGCGCGCATCGCCGAGCCAGATCTGGATCGCTGGTACCGCACCTTCGTTCTGGTCTGCCGCGGCGCCACCCGGCAGGCCTGCGAGCTGACACTTCTGCGCGAGGACGGATCGCGCTGGTACGCCCACCTGGACTGCACTCGCCAGGGGCCGGACGACGCTGAGGTCCGCGTCAGCCTCACCGACCTCACTGAGCGGCGCGCCCTCGAAAGCCAGCTGAGCCTGGCCGCCAGCGTGTTCACCCACGCCCGCGAGGGCATCATGATCACCGATCCGGACGGCAACATCGTCGAGATCAACGAAGCCTTCAGCAGTATCACCGGCTACTCGCGTGACGAAGTGCTGGGTCGTAATCCGCGCATGCTGGGCTCGGGCATGACCGAGCGCGAATGCTTCGCGGAGCTCTGGCATTGCCTGGCGGAACACCATTACTGGCAGGGCGAGCTGTGGAACCGTCGCCGCAACGGTGAAGTGTTCGTCGCCGGCCAGACCATCACCGCTATCTGCGACCCCCTGGGCGGGGTGCGCAATTACGTTTCATTGTTCACCGACATTACCGAGCTGCACGAGCACCGCCGCCAGCTGGAGTATGTCGCCCATTACGACCCGCTCACCCACTTGCCCAACCGCGTGTTGCTCACCCAGCGCCTGCAGCAGACCATGGCTCGTGCCCAGCGGCAGCACTGCAAGTTGGCGGTCGCCTATCTCGATCTCGACGGATTCAAGTCGATCAATGACTTGTACGGCCATGAAACCGGTGACCGCGTGCTCTCTGTGGTTGCGCAGCGGATGAAGCTCACCCTGCGCGAAGGTTGCATCCTGTCGCGGCTGGGGGGCGACGAGTTCGTCGTGATCATCGCAGACCTCGAAGAAATGGATGACAGTCTGCCGATTCTGGAGCGGTTGCTGCTGATCGTTTCGCAACCGATCCCGGTGGACAGTGTCTGTGCCAACGTCTCGGCCAGCATCGGCGTCAGCTATTTCCCGCAGGGCACCGACATTGGTGGAGATCAGTTGCTGCGACAGGCCGACCAGGCCATGTACCAGGCCAAATTGGCGGGCAAGAACCGCTTCCATGTCTTCGATGCGCAGCATGATCTCGACCTGCGCGGTTACAACGCCCAGCTCGATCGCATCGACCAGGCCTTGCGCGGGCGCGAATTTGTCCTGTTCCATCAGCCCCAGGTGAACATGCGCACCGGCGAGGTGGTTGGCACTGAAGCGTTGATTCGCTGGCAGCACCCGGAAAAGGGCCTGCTGCCACCCGATGCGTTCCTGCCGCTGATCGAGGGCAATCCTCTGGCCGAGATGCTCGGTGACTGGGTCATCGAGAATGCCTTGCTGCAGATCGAAATCTGGCTGGCCGCTGGTGTGCGGATTCCAGTGAGCGTCAACGTCGGCGCTCGCCAACTGCAGCAGCCGGACTTCGTCTCGATCCTGGAGGTGCATCTGGCCGCCCACCCGAGCGTACCGCCGCAACTGCTGGTGATCGAGATTCTGGAAAACAGCGCCCTGGAAGATATCGATGGAGTATCGCGGACTATCCGCGCCTGTGCCGCCATCGGTGTGCGCTTTGCCCTGGACGATTTCGGCACCGGCTACTCCTCGCTGAGCTACCTCAAGCGCCTGCCAGTGGCGCAATTGAAGATCGACCGGGTCTTCATCCAGGGCCTGCTCGACGATCCGGATGACCTCTCCATCCTGCAGGCGATCCTTGGCCTCGCGGAAGCCTTCAAGTGCGAGATCATCGCCGAAGGAGTCGAGACCACCCGCCACGGCGCGCGGCTGCTGGAGCTCGGCTGCCTGCTCGGGCAGGGCGCCGGCATTGCCCAGCCAATGCCCGCCGACAAACTGCTCGACTGGTACCAGCGCTGGCAGCGGCGCCCGACGTGGGCAGCGGCGGGCAACTGA